The Chryseolinea soli nucleotide sequence CCGACATCGCGTGGGCTGTGAAACCTTCGGGGTGGCTGAACAATCCCAGCTATCACGGCTTCTCGGAAATGTTGTACGAATACACCTCCGCCAATGCCAACAACGGCAGCGGCTTTGAAGGACTGGGCGACAACAATATCTTCTGGAACGTCACCAGCGGCTTTGCATTGATCCTGGGACGTTTCATTCCGATCATCGGTCCCGTGGCCATTGCCGGTTTGCTGGCCAACAAAAAATTCATCCCGGAAAGCGGCGGCACGTTGCCAACCGACTCGCTCACATTCGGTATGATGACCTTTGCGGTGATCATCATTGTAACGGCCTTGTCCTACTTCCCTCCGCTGGCCCTTGGTCCTTTGGCCGAATACTTCTCTCTTTAAATAATTGAGTCATGACTAGAAAACGCAATATAAAATTATTCGAACCTGCATTGGTAAGCTCCGCTTTCAAGCAGTCGTTCGTAAAACTTTCTCCCCGGCTGATGATCAAGAACCCGGTGATGTTCACCGTGGAGCTCGGCACCCTCGTGATGCTGTTCGTCATCGCCAACCAACTCTTTACGGGAGACGCCTCGCAAGGTGCGCTGTGGTACAACGTGGCCGTGTTCATCATTCTTTTCGTCACCCTGCTCTTCGCCAACTTTGCCGAGGGGCTTGCCGAGGCTCGTGGAAAAGCGCAGGCCGAGAGCCTTCGCAAAACCCGGGAAACAACGCAAGCCAAAGTGTTTGCCGAAAACTCCGATCGCATCAAGATGGTACCTTCCTCACAGCTAAAGAAAGGTGACATCTTCATTTGTGAAGCCGGCGATATTATTCCTATGGACGGCGAAATTGTGGAAGGCATCGCCACGGTAGACGAATCGGCTATCACGGGCGAATCTGCTCCTGTCATTCGCGAAGCTGGTGGCGACAAGTCGTCGGTGACCGGTGGAACGAAAGTTCTTTCCGATAGCATCAAAGTGCGCGTGACCACTTCGCAAGGCGAAACCTTTCTGGATAAAATGATCGCGCTCGTAGAGGGCGCCACGCGTCAAAAAACGCCGAATGAAATCGCGTTGACCATTTTGCTCGCAGCGTTCACGATGATCTTCACGATCGTGTGTGTTACCCTGAAGCCTTTTGCCGATTACGCCAACACGCCCATCACGATTGCCGCCTTCATTTCGCTCTTCGTATGCTTGATCCCCACGACCATCGGTGGCCTGCTCTCGGCCATCGGTATTGCCGGCATGGATCGCGCGCTGGGCGCGAACGTGATTGCCAAGAGTGGTAAGGCTGTAGAGACGGCGGGCGATGTGGATGTGCTGCTGCTGGACAAAACAGGAACGATCACCATTGGTAACCGCAAGGCTACCAACTTTCACCCGGGCAAAGGCGTTAACGTCGACAGCCTGATCGAAAGCGCCACACTGGCTTCCCTGTCGGATGAAACGCCGGAAGGAAAATCTATCGTAGAGCTTGCCGCGGCAAAAGGCTACCGGCATCCCGCTACGATGGGAAGCCCCGAAGATCTTTCGTATGGTTTGCCCAATTCGAAGGTGATAAAATTCTCTGCCGATACACGCACCTCGGGCATCGATTTGGATGGTCGCATGATCCGCAAAGGCGCCTATGACGCCATCCGGAAATTGGTGGAG carries:
- the kdpB gene encoding potassium-transporting ATPase subunit KdpB produces the protein MTRKRNIKLFEPALVSSAFKQSFVKLSPRLMIKNPVMFTVELGTLVMLFVIANQLFTGDASQGALWYNVAVFIILFVTLLFANFAEGLAEARGKAQAESLRKTRETTQAKVFAENSDRIKMVPSSQLKKGDIFICEAGDIIPMDGEIVEGIATVDESAITGESAPVIREAGGDKSSVTGGTKVLSDSIKVRVTTSQGETFLDKMIALVEGATRQKTPNEIALTILLAAFTMIFTIVCVTLKPFADYANTPITIAAFISLFVCLIPTTIGGLLSAIGIAGMDRALGANVIAKSGKAVETAGDVDVLLLDKTGTITIGNRKATNFHPGKGVNVDSLIESATLASLSDETPEGKSIVELAAAKGYRHPATMGSPEDLSYGLPNSKVIKFSADTRTSGIDLDGRMIRKGAYDAIRKLVEKNGNRFPEEIKATVDKISSNGGTPLVVAENHVALGAIELQDIIKPGIAERFERLRKMGVKTVMVTGDNPLTAKYIAEKAGVDDFIAEAKPEDKMNYIKEEQANGKLVAMMGDGTNDAPALAQADVGVAMNSGTQAAKEAANMVDLDSDPTKLIEVVEIGKQLLITRGTITTFSIANDVAKYFAIVPALFITSIPALQSLNIMNLKSPESAILSAIIFNALIIPMLIPLALRGVAYKPIGASALLRRNLFIYGLGGIIVPFIGIKLIDALLGFVI